One region of Thermodesulfovibrionales bacterium genomic DNA includes:
- a CDS encoding divalent-cation tolerance protein CutA — MSEYIVIFITAPDEDISARIARALVEERLAGCINIVKDIRSIYFWQGKIEDEPEVLMVVKTKKKLFNKLKDKVKSIHPYTVPEIIAMPIVEGSEDYLKWLEDVTG, encoded by the coding sequence ATGTCAGAGTACATTGTAATCTTTATCACTGCACCTGATGAAGATATTTCTGCCAGGATTGCAAGGGCACTTGTAGAGGAAAGGCTTGCAGGATGTATAAACATTGTAAAAGATATAAGATCTATCTACTTCTGGCAGGGCAAGATAGAGGATGAGCCAGAGGTTCTCATGGTGGTAAAGACAAAGAAGAAACTCTTCAATAAACTTAAGGATAAGGTAAAGTCAATCCATCCATATACAGTTCCAGAAATAATAGCAATGCCGATAGTTGAGGGCTCAGAGGATTATCTTAAATGGCTTGAGGATGTGAC
- a CDS encoding DUF86 domain-containing protein produces MIDRERITSYISEIKVSLENLKNYAKLDRTDFLSSPVVIRDTKYCFIIAGQAAIDLCYHLTAKLLKKIPSDYANCFEILAETGRFKKETLNSMAKLRNLLVHHYIKG; encoded by the coding sequence ATGATAGACAGAGAGCGTATAACATCCTATATATCAGAGATAAAGGTATCTCTTGAGAATCTAAAAAATTATGCAAAACTTGATAGGACAGATTTTTTGTCATCACCTGTTGTTATAAGGGATACAAAATATTGCTTTATCATAGCAGGACAGGCAGCCATCGATCTCTGCTATCACCTGACTGCTAAACTTCTAAAGAAAATTCCCTCGGACTATGCCAATTGTTTTGAAATTCTTGCTGAAACAGGTAGATTTAAGAAAGAGACACTAAATTCTATGGCAAAATTAAGAAATCTACTTGTTCATCATTATATAAAAGGTTGA
- a CDS encoding nucleotidyltransferase domain-containing protein: protein MNNENFKTYTVNADERNKLLFNIKSILSGHEEIIFAYIYGSFIDPVASFFRDIDIGIYVDETKILSEQFIDYSIALSLKIESAIKKYPVDVVLLNIAPLSLAFRITQGELLFIRDEGLWTDFVTKTWSMYHDHAITSRYILEDIIKS, encoded by the coding sequence ATGAACAATGAGAATTTTAAGACATACACTGTTAATGCTGATGAGAGGAATAAATTACTATTTAATATTAAGTCGATACTTTCAGGGCATGAAGAGATAATTTTTGCCTATATTTATGGCTCCTTTATTGATCCTGTAGCATCTTTCTTCAGAGATATAGATATCGGAATCTATGTGGATGAAACAAAGATACTATCTGAGCAGTTTATTGATTATTCTATAGCCCTTTCACTAAAAATTGAATCAGCAATTAAGAAATATCCAGTTGATGTAGTTCTTTTAAATATTGCTCCGTTAAGTCTTGCTTTCAGGATTACTCAGGGAGAGCTTCTTTTTATAAGGGATGAAGGGCTATGGACCGACTTTGTTACAAAGACGTGGTCAATGTACCATGACCATGCTATAACTAGCAGGTATATCCTTGAGGATATAATAAAGTCATGA